In Vitreoscilla filiformis, the genomic stretch TTACCGGGGTTGATGGCCGCATCGGTTTGGATCACCCCGGCGACTTCGCGGTAATCGGTGGTGGGCAACTCGCGGTCCAGGGCGCTGATCAACCCTTGGGTGAGTGTGCGCGACAGGCCAAACGGGTTGCCGATGGCGTACACCGTTTGGCCAATTTTCAAATCACGCGAACTGCCCAGCGGCAAGGGCCGCAGGTTGGCGGGCGGGCGTTGCAGGCGGATCACCGCCAAGTCGTATTCGGGTGAGCGTCCGACCAAACGGGCTTCGAGTGGGGGGCCGCTGTCCAGGCGCACCCACAGTCGGCGGGCGCCTTCCACCACATGAAAATTGGTGACGATGTGGCCCTCACCATCCCAGACAAACCCACTGCCCGCCGATTGCGCCACCTCGGCGCCGAACCAGCCGTCCGACTGCAAGGTTTCGCTGGTGATGTAGGCCACCGACGGCGCTGCGCCTTCGAACAGGTTGACGACTTGTTGCTCCGCCGCCGGCAGCGGCCCACGCGGCGTGATGGCCCGTGGCCCAGCGGCCCAAACGGGCCACGGCAGCAGCCCGGCGCCCAAGGTGCCCGCCACCACCGCCCGTCGGCGGGGCGACCGAAGTTCAGGAAAAAGAGGTGCGTGCTTCATGTCACACAAGATAACGCACGCGGTGCCAGAATCTGGCCCCCATGGCTGTGCCATGTCTTTGTTCGCTTTGCCATGAGTTCCGCTTGCCAGTTTTGTGGCGCGTGTTGTGCCACATTCCGAGTTTCGTTCTACTGGGCCCAAACGACGGCCCATCCCGACGGCACGGTGCCTGAAGCGCTGACCGAGCCGATTTCCCCCCACCACGTGGCCATGCGCGGCACCACCTGCCGACCGGTGCGCTGCGTGGCGCTGCAAGGGAAGATCGGTCAAGCGGTGGCGTGCGGCATCTACGCGCAACGCGCCAGCCCATGCCACGAATTCACCGAAGGCGACGAGCGCTGTACACAAGCCCGCCACCACCACGGATTGCCCCCTGTTTCTGAATCACACTGACTGCATGACCTCTGCCGACACCCCGACCCCCAAGCTCCGCCTGCCCATTCCGAGCCACGCTGCCCGCGTGCCGACCCCCATCACCCTGGAGCAATTGGAGCGGGTGCGTCAAGCGGCCTACAACCTGCCGCAGGTGGTGAAACCAGCGGATTACGTGGACGATGAGGACGATCTGCCCGATGCCGAACACCGCTTGGCCGAGGCGGGGCTGATCCTGCTGCAAAAAGCGGTGCCCCATCAGCGGCCCAGCCGTTGGATTGCGCCAGGGTTGATCGAGGCGGCGCTGCGCCATTTGGACGAAGTCGGCGTCGGGCGGGAAACCCGGGCGTTGATGGTGGAGCGTCACGCCACGCTGGAAGCGCTGGGTTTCACCCGTGCGCCGGATGCTGGCGCGGGTGGTTGGGAACGGGTGTTCCAACAGCCGCTCACGCTGACGTTTGATGCCTGGTCGCGCCCGGGCATGCTCACCTTGGCGTATCGGGCGGAGGTGTCGTCTGAACCGGTATGGGCTTTTTTCCGCAACGGCGACAAACGCGCTTTGCTGGGCGCCCTGGCGTTTGCCCCGCCCTACGAACACACCGAAGACTTGGTGGCCCATCTGGACGCCCTGGCCGAGCGCAGCGCCTGGTGTGACGCCGAGGCCATGGACTCGCTGTTGCCACGCCTTCAAGCCGAATGCCAACGCCCGCAAACCCTCGACGCCCTCAAGGCCGCGTGTACGCGGGCGCAGGATCGCTGGGAGCGTCAGGTCAACGAGCAGCTCACGCTGTCCAGCCTGAACCGCGAGCTGGCGTTTCAGGGCTACCCGGACACCTTCGAGCGTGCGCGCCAGTTGGGGCGCAAAGTGACGCTGTTCGTCGGCCCGCCCAACAGCGGCAAGACGCACGCGGCGTTTGAAATGTTGGCCGGGGCGCTGGACGGTGCTTACCTCGCCCCGTTGCGTCTGCTGGCTCTGGAAGGGCGCGACCGGCTGGTGGCACGCGGTGTGCCCTGCTCGCTGCTGACCGGCGAAGAAAATGTGCCAGCGGATGCGGCGCGGGTGGTGTCCTCCACCATCGAAATGGTGAACACCCGCGACGTGCTGGACGTGGCGGTGATCGACGAAGCGCAAATGATCTTCGACGCTTCACGCGGCTGGGCGTGGACACAAGCCATCGTCGGCGTGCCGGCGCGTGAGGTCATCATCATTTGCTCGGCCTATGCGGTGCCGGCGATCCAGAACCTGTTGGGCCTGTGCGGCGAACAAGGGGTGGTGCGCCACTTTGAGCGCAAGCAGCACGTTCAACTGTTGCCCGGCCCGGTGAGTTTGTCGACGCTGAAAAAAGGCGATGCGGTGGTGGCCTTCAGCCGGCGCGATGTGTTGATGCTGCGCGACCAGATCGCTGCCAACGGCCATCCGGTGTCTGTGGTGTATGGCGCGTTGCCGCCAGAGGTGCGCCGGCGCGAGGCGGAGCGCTTCGCGTCGGGCGAATCGCACATTTTGGTGGCGACGGACGCCATCGGCATGGGGCTGAATTTGCCGATCCGCCGCGTGCTGTTTTCCACCATGAGCAAGTTTGACGGCGTGGGTGACCGGCCATTGAACGAAAGCGAAGTTCACCAGATTTCTGGCCGCGCCGGGCGCTACGGTCTGCACGAAGAAGGGTTCACCGGTGTGCTGCACGAGGCCGAACCCGGCGCCGCCCGGACGTTGAAAGAGTTGCTGCCGCGCACGCCGCGTGCGCCGCGCAACTTCAAGGCGCCGGTGGCACCGAACTGGTGGCACATCAGCACCATCGCGCAGCGGCTGGACAAACACCGGTTGCACGACATCCTCAGCGTCTTCATGGAGCAGCTCAAGCTGGACAACGCGCACTTTCAGGTGGCCGAGTTGGAGCAGATGCTGGCGTTGGCGGCGGAGTTGGATCGCAATGCATCCTCGTTGCCGCTGCGGGATCGGTTTGTGTACGCCCAAGCGCCGGTGGACACGCGCACCGAAAGCTTGGTGCAGGATTTTTACAACTGGGCCTGGGAGCACGCCCGCAGCGGCCAGGTGAGCCGCCCGGGGTTCTTGGAGGGGGTGAGCGCCTTCAGTCGGTTGGATCGGATGGAGCAGGTGCTGCGCGCTTGCACGCTGTGGCTGTGGCTGGATTTACGCTTCCCCGGCGTGTACGGTGCCAACGACGAGGTGGTGGCGCTGCGCTCGGAGCTGAACGACGGCATTGAGCGGCAGTTGAAGGCGAAAAAGCCGCTGTGGCAAGCACGTCGGGGGGGTCATCGCTAGAAACGACCTTGCTGTGCCAGCAGCCCGGCGCTTGGCGTACAAACGCACCTTGAGTTTCCTGAGGAGTTTTGCCGATGAAATCCCGTGCCGCTGTTGCTTTTGCTGCCGGTCAGCCGTTGCAGATCGTTGAGATTGACGTGGCGCCGCCGAAAAAAGGAGAGGTGTTGGTCAAGATCACCCACACCGGCGTCTGCCACACCGACGCCTTCACCCTGAGCGGTGACGATCCAGAGGGCTTGTTCCCGGTGGTGTTGGGCCACGAGGGCGCTGGCATCGTGGTGGAGGTGGGCGAAGGGGTCACCAGCGTGCAGCCCGGTGACCATGTGATCCCGCTCTATACCGCCGAATGCGGCGAGTGTCTGTTCTGCAAGAGCGGCAAGACCAACCTGTGCGTCTCCGTGCGTGCCACCCAAGGCAAAGGTGTGATGCCGGATGGCACCACCCGCTTTTCCTACAACGGCCAGCCGCTTTATCACTACATGGGCTGCTCCACCTTCAGCGAGTACACCGTGGTGGCCGAGGTGTCGCTGGCCAAGGTCAACCCGGATGCCAATCCTGAGCAGGTCTGCCTGCTGGGCTGCGGGGTGACCACCGGCTTGGGCGCCGTCAAGAACACCGCCAAGGTGCAGAAGGGGGACTCCGTGGCCGTGTTTGGCCTGGGGGGGATTGGCCTGGCAGTGGTGCATGGTGCGCAGATGGCCGGGGCTGGGCGCATCATCGCCGTCGACACCAACCCGTCCAAGTTCGAGCTGGCCAAGACCTTTGGCGCGACCGATTGCGTGAATCCCAAGGACTTTGACAAACCCATCCAGCAGGTGATCGTCGAGATGACGGGCTGGGGGGTGGATCACAGCTTCGAGTGCATTGGCAACGTCAACGTCATGCGTGCGGCGCTGGAGTGCGCACACCGGGGCTGGGGCCAGTCGGTGATCATCGGCGTGGCCGGCGCGGGGCAGGAGATCAGCACCCGGCCCTTCCAATTGGTGACAGGCCGGCGTTGGTTGGGCACGGCGTTTGGGGGTGTCAAGGGTCGCAGCGAGCTGCCGGGCATGGTCGAAGACGCGATGGCCGAGCGCATCAAGCTTGCCCCCTTCGTGACCCACACCATGCCGCTGTCCGGTATCAACGAAGCGTTTGAGTTGATGCACAACGGGGAATCCATCCGCTCGGTGGTGCATTTCTGATGGAGCGCATTGAGCATCACGCCAGTTTGGGTGGCCGGCAGGAGGTTTGGCAGCATGCCAGTACGACGCTGGGCTGCCCCATGCGTTTTGGCGTTTATCTGCCGCCTGCCGCGTTGCGTGGCGAGCGTTGCCCGGTGCTGTATTGGCTTTCGGGCCTGACCTGTACCGAGCAGAACTTCATCACCAAGGCTGGGGTGCAGCAGCACGCGGCGCAGCATGGCTTGATCGTGATCGCCCCGGACACCAGCCCGCGTGATCCCGACGGCACGCTGGGCGTGGCCAACGACCCGGCTTATGACTTGGGCCAAGGCGCAGGCTTCTACCTGGACGCCACGCAATCGCCCTGGGCCGCGCACTTTCGCATGGAAAGCTACGTGGTGCAGGAGCTGCCCGCCTTGGTGGAAACGCATTTCCCCGCCACTGCACAGCGCAGCCTCAGCGGCCATTCAATGGGCGGGCACGGTGCGCTCACCCTGGCCATGCGGCACCCGGGCCGTTATGCCAGCGTGAGCGCGTTTTCACCCATCGTGGCGCCGAGCCAAGTGCCGTGGGGCCAGAAGGCGTTCGCCGCCTACTTGGGGGAGGATCGCAGCGCCTGGGCCGCGCACGATGCGGTGGCGCTGATCGCCCACGCCGCCGAGCGCCTGCCGCTGCTGGTGGATCAAGGGGAGGCGGATGACTTCCTTGCCACCCAGTTGCGCCCCGAGCTGCTGCAAGCCGCTTGCGCCGCTGCGGGCCACCCGCTGACGCTGCGCCTGCACCCGGGCTACGACCACAGTTACTACTTCATCGCCAGTTTCATCGGTGAGCATGTGGCGTGGCACGCGCAGGCACTGAGGGCGCGGTTGCTGTAGCGGGTTGAGGGGGCTGAATGCGCACCATCTTGATGGTCAATCAGGTGGTGCAATCAGAAATTGGTAGCCAAATTGTCCGCCACGCTCAATTAAGGCAAGGGTGGTTTTCCACTTATTATTTGAATATGTTGCTGATTGCTGAGTTTTTCGCAGCATTGCTCATTTATATGGCAAAAATCAAGCCATGAGATCACGCCCTTATAATTTTTCTCGTAATGAAGATCTATTCGACATATTTCTGGCCGATCTTCATAAATAGAGCACAGAGCGGTCTTTTCCTCAAAGTGAATGCAAACCCCATCCCCTTTGTCTAGCCATTTGGTTAATGGGGATAGATGCACACTGCGGCAGCAAGCGCCACAGCGGGTGCATGGAAATGGTGGCTCAAATTTCAATGACGTCATCGTCGTTCGGGTCATTGATCTTGTTGAGCAATTGTGTGGCTTGAGCCATCGGGCTATTTTTTGTTTGATCTACGATGAGTGTGAGTGCAGCATTAATTTGTTGATCGTTGCCACTGGCAAGACCAGATTCCAGTAAAGCAAAATATTTATCAAATTTAATGGCTCTTTCGGCAAAAGAGCTGGATATCAATTCCCGGAGTGTTTCTGCTTGTGCTTGGATTCGCGCCAATGCAACGTCGCGATGTGCGCTGATATGAGTTCTTTTCGTGACTTCTAATTCTCGGGTGGTTGCATACTCTTTCCAGGCGGTAATGAGGTTTTGACTGCTGGTCGTCACCGCAGTGATGGGGGCGGAAGGGATTGCAGGTAGTTTTGCCATGACTGAAGTTTTAATTTGCTGAAGTGTGGATTTCATCCGTTTTTCGAATGAACCAAAAATGCACACCTACCTGACTTAGCAGGGGTGTGCTGTTAAATAAATTTATTATTTTATAATGATTTTATCGCCATACGTCAGTAATCCAGAGCTGGATATGTGAATGATTGATTTGAGTTTGGATTGGAGATCCTTGGTGCTCTCGCCGTTTTTTTCCATGATAGGCGTGTCAAGGGTGGCTTTCAAGGCCTTACCTAACTGGAGTAACCTTTCGAACGCGTTGTCATCATTGGTTTGACCAATAAAGAACTTAGAATCGTCAAAGCATTTTGCAACCTTGCTCAACGTCATGCTCATCTCCATGGCGTTGGCTTGTAATCCTTTGAGAACCTCCTTCATTGCGGCGATTTTGGCGACTGCTTGGTCAACTTCTGAATCGTATTCCCAGGCTTTGGTCACTGCTTCTTCAGCCTTAGATGCCATCACGAAACCCGTGATGGCGA encodes the following:
- a CDS encoding S1C family serine protease, encoding MKHAPLFPELRSPRRRAVVAGTLGAGLLPWPVWAAGPRAITPRGPLPAAEQQVVNLFEGAAPSVAYITSETLQSDGWFGAEVAQSAGSGFVWDGEGHIVTNFHVVEGARRLWVRLDSGPPLEARLVGRSPEYDLAVIRLQRPPANLRPLPLGSSRDLKIGQTVYAIGNPFGLSRTLTQGLISALDRELPTTDYREVAGVIQTDAAINPGNSGGPLLDSAGRLIGVNTAIRSASGSSSGVGFAIPVDLVNRVVPALISRGVAPMPGIGISPVRPDWVARAGIAGVVIADVARNSPAAEAGLRPFNRRSGELGDVIIAVNGRPVATLANFVAELDRVGIGNTAELGVRRGDTERKVRVRVIDLTMR
- a CDS encoding YkgJ family cysteine cluster protein, coding for MSSACQFCGACCATFRVSFYWAQTTAHPDGTVPEALTEPISPHHVAMRGTTCRPVRCVALQGKIGQAVACGIYAQRASPCHEFTEGDERCTQARHHHGLPPVSESH
- a CDS encoding helicase-related protein translates to MTSADTPTPKLRLPIPSHAARVPTPITLEQLERVRQAAYNLPQVVKPADYVDDEDDLPDAEHRLAEAGLILLQKAVPHQRPSRWIAPGLIEAALRHLDEVGVGRETRALMVERHATLEALGFTRAPDAGAGGWERVFQQPLTLTFDAWSRPGMLTLAYRAEVSSEPVWAFFRNGDKRALLGALAFAPPYEHTEDLVAHLDALAERSAWCDAEAMDSLLPRLQAECQRPQTLDALKAACTRAQDRWERQVNEQLTLSSLNRELAFQGYPDTFERARQLGRKVTLFVGPPNSGKTHAAFEMLAGALDGAYLAPLRLLALEGRDRLVARGVPCSLLTGEENVPADAARVVSSTIEMVNTRDVLDVAVIDEAQMIFDASRGWAWTQAIVGVPAREVIIICSAYAVPAIQNLLGLCGEQGVVRHFERKQHVQLLPGPVSLSTLKKGDAVVAFSRRDVLMLRDQIAANGHPVSVVYGALPPEVRRREAERFASGESHILVATDAIGMGLNLPIRRVLFSTMSKFDGVGDRPLNESEVHQISGRAGRYGLHEEGFTGVLHEAEPGAARTLKELLPRTPRAPRNFKAPVAPNWWHISTIAQRLDKHRLHDILSVFMEQLKLDNAHFQVAELEQMLALAAELDRNASSLPLRDRFVYAQAPVDTRTESLVQDFYNWAWEHARSGQVSRPGFLEGVSAFSRLDRMEQVLRACTLWLWLDLRFPGVYGANDEVVALRSELNDGIERQLKAKKPLWQARRGGHR
- a CDS encoding S-(hydroxymethyl)glutathione dehydrogenase/class III alcohol dehydrogenase, translating into MKSRAAVAFAAGQPLQIVEIDVAPPKKGEVLVKITHTGVCHTDAFTLSGDDPEGLFPVVLGHEGAGIVVEVGEGVTSVQPGDHVIPLYTAECGECLFCKSGKTNLCVSVRATQGKGVMPDGTTRFSYNGQPLYHYMGCSTFSEYTVVAEVSLAKVNPDANPEQVCLLGCGVTTGLGAVKNTAKVQKGDSVAVFGLGGIGLAVVHGAQMAGAGRIIAVDTNPSKFELAKTFGATDCVNPKDFDKPIQQVIVEMTGWGVDHSFECIGNVNVMRAALECAHRGWGQSVIIGVAGAGQEISTRPFQLVTGRRWLGTAFGGVKGRSELPGMVEDAMAERIKLAPFVTHTMPLSGINEAFELMHNGESIRSVVHF
- the fghA gene encoding S-formylglutathione hydrolase; this translates as MERIEHHASLGGRQEVWQHASTTLGCPMRFGVYLPPAALRGERCPVLYWLSGLTCTEQNFITKAGVQQHAAQHGLIVIAPDTSPRDPDGTLGVANDPAYDLGQGAGFYLDATQSPWAAHFRMESYVVQELPALVETHFPATAQRSLSGHSMGGHGALTLAMRHPGRYASVSAFSPIVAPSQVPWGQKAFAAYLGEDRSAWAAHDAVALIAHAAERLPLLVDQGEADDFLATQLRPELLQAACAAAGHPLTLRLHPGYDHSYYFIASFIGEHVAWHAQALRARLL